CATCGCCGTCTATACCAGCTATGTGGACCCGACACCGGGCGCGAACACAGCGCGGATGCCGGGGGGGGATTTCACGGCAATCAATTCTGGCACTGACACAGGCTCCATGATTTCCTTCGGGGCGATGCAGCTCTCCATCGAGGACAAGTCAGGCAATCCCGTTGCCATCAAAAAGCCCCTCTCCACCTGCCTGGCCATCCCTGCCAGCATGGCGGCTACCGCGCCGGATTCCATTCCGCTTTGGGTTGCAGGCATGGGGGGGGTATGGCTACAAGCAGGAATTGCCAGGAAAGTGGGAGATGAATTCTGCTTCGAATTAAGTGCGAGCGGCGCTATCAATTGCGATCTATTCTCTCGCACCGTGCAGGTCCAAGGTAAGGTGTGTCAGGATACCAAAGGCAATCCTGCTTCAAAAGAGAGAGTCACCATCGGACAATTGACAACGTATACGGACGCCGACGGCCGTTACTCGGCTTTGGTGCCTGCGGTATCACCCATTCAGGCATCCTCTCGATTCGGGATAAATTCTTCCAGTTCCATCGCGGGAGTTTCACTGACACTTGACCTTGGCTGTTTTTCCGGAGGTCCTAGGGAATTACTTGGAGAGTGGACCCATGATGTCCATATCGATGCAACCAGGTACAATCTCACGTTTTTCGAGGACGGAAATGGATGGAGTGCGCAGGCACCTCATGTCACAACGGAAGATCCATATAGTAGAAGAAGAATTCAGTGGTCCTATGCGGATGGTTGGCTCAAATATGGCCGGAGGCTTCCTGACACCTTATGGATTTCTCTTGACTCCGGCGCGACATGGCAATACAGGAAGATCGAGCTTACCGCTGTTCCAGAACCTGAGTTGTGGAAAATCAGTTTCAAGAACGGAAACCTGCTGATGGAAGCCCGTGGAGATTGGCAGGGAAATCCGGGGTCCTTCGTGGAAGAATGGACCCGTCCATGATCCGCGGACTCGTCGTGTCGACCGCATGTCTCGCGATCACCGGGCATGCGATGGGGTGGCGGACCTTCTCCTTCGAAGCACCCATCAAGGATGCGGGAAGCGTTCGTGCCACCCTCTCCAGCGGGCTGGACCGGGACGGCAATGTCCACATGGCGTGGGTCCAGACCGATTCTTCCAAAATCGACCGTCTGATGTATGCGAAATTCTTGCGCGCCGACACGACGGTCAGCATCGAGCAGATCCCCGCGCCAGCCGATTCGATCAAACACGCACCGGACTTGTTCCTGTCCAGTGCGGGAAACATCCACATCGCCTGGTTCGCCGACCGCACGAGGAAAACATCGACGAATACGGGAAATTCCGCGGTCTACCACGCGCAGAAGCTCGCGGGAGGGTGGGATCTTTCGCAGGTCTCGACCAATCCGCTGGATTGGCGTTCCAGCCAATGGTCCCGCTTCGCCTGCTATGTCGTGGGTGCGCCGACCCAATTCGAGTGGCAAGGGGCCCTTACCGTGGCCTACAAGGCGGATGCGGCCGATTCCACGAATT
This DNA window, taken from Fibrobacterota bacterium, encodes the following:
- a CDS encoding carboxypeptidase regulatory-like domain-containing protein → MVVLRYIGLFFVLGMLSGCESGGSAVGSSSGASRDSSGARAISGQVVDDAGLPVDQATVSAYGVVSQSGPDGKFVLKGISSIPARIVVQADKEGFFPATAGSQAGTSQMPFVIVSLAKKQLLGVVSNGAGGELGTGAIKIKCQPESFAGSSTDTIAVYTSYVDPTPGANTARMPGGDFTAINSGTDTGSMISFGAMQLSIEDKSGNPVAIKKPLSTCLAIPASMAATAPDSIPLWVAGMGGVWLQAGIARKVGDEFCFELSASGAINCDLFSRTVQVQGKVCQDTKGNPASKERVTIGQLTTYTDADGRYSALVPAVSPIQASSRFGINSSSSIAGVSLTLDLGCFSGGPRELLGEWTHDVHIDATRYNLTFFEDGNGWSAQAPHVTTEDPYSRRRIQWSYADGWLKYGRRLPDTLWISLDSGATWQYRKIELTAVPEPELWKISFKNGNLLMEARGDWQGNPGSFVEEWTRP